From one Montipora capricornis isolate CH-2021 chromosome 10, ASM3666992v2, whole genome shotgun sequence genomic stretch:
- the LOC138021001 gene encoding uncharacterized protein, which translates to MERPEIQVLTAVTTQRPKDIIDPAIFSSWRKLVRVTARISRLAAKIRLRKHTQRGITGPLSSEELQQAELYWIKKAQNTLHSRPERGDFKSLSPFKDEKGIIRVGGRIDKAVVTYEERHPALLPSDHRISQMITRHMHTYGHCGVAATTAKVRRKYWFLKANKLNKSITTSV; encoded by the coding sequence ATGGAGCGTCCTGAAATACAGGTGTTGACCGCAGTCACAACACAGAGACCCAAAGATATTATTGATCCAGCCATATTCTCTAGCTGGAGAAAACTGGTCCGTGTAACGGCACGAATAAGCAGACTAGCAGCGAAAATACGACTCCGAAAGCACACACAACGCGGAATAACAGGACCACTGAGCTCTGAAGAACTTCAGCAAGCTGAGCTGTACTGGATAAAGAAAGCACAGAATACCTTACACAGCCGCCCAGAGAGAGGTGATTTCAAATCTCTCAGTCCGTTCAAAGATGAAAAGGGAATAATAAGAGTTGGAGGCAGAATTGACAAAGCCGTGGTGACGTACGAAGAAAGACACCCTGCACTCCTCCCCAGTGATCACAGAATATCCCAAATGATAACGCGTCACATGCATACCTACGGACATTGTGGAGTGGCAGCCACAACTGCAAAAGTAAGGCGAAAATACTGGTTCCTCAAGGCTAACAAACTCAACAAGTCCATCACGACCAGTGTGTAG